One genomic region from Bacillus sp. SLBN-46 encodes:
- a CDS encoding chemotaxis protein CheW — MEEIKVIAFKLGNEEYGLNIDHVQSIERLSHITRVPNVPHYVKGVTNLRGNVIPIIDLQSKLELGEAQYTDNSRVIIVKYENIELGLIVEKTSNVFNVSSEAIEAAASSGFQTDFFEGIAKYEGRLIILLKIGELVKTEASESEVED, encoded by the coding sequence ATGGAAGAGATCAAAGTAATCGCCTTTAAATTAGGGAATGAAGAATATGGATTGAACATTGACCATGTTCAATCTATCGAGCGACTAAGTCATATTACAAGAGTTCCCAATGTGCCTCATTATGTAAAAGGAGTGACGAATCTTAGAGGAAATGTCATACCAATTATCGATTTGCAAAGCAAATTAGAGCTTGGAGAAGCACAATACACGGACAATTCACGAGTCATTATCGTTAAATACGAAAACATAGAGTTAGGTTTAATTGTAGAGAAAACTAGCAATGTATTTAATGTTTCATCTGAGGCGATTGAAGCAGCTGCATCAAGCGGTTTTCAGACCGACTTTTTTGAAGGAATAGCTAAATATGAAGGTCGTTTAATCATTCTACTAAAAATAGGAGAATTGGTTAAAACAGAGGCAAGTGAATCTGAGGTCGAAGACTAG